From the Halalkalicoccus sp. CGA53 genome, one window contains:
- the dacZ gene encoding diadenylate cyclase DacZ produces the protein MSDVADLFAGLADDVDAVVLFSPAASFHERFASFDGATTIVAGEENTLGADRFVEVPLTFTNVRDRVEFALGAAVENDLIEEGDEVLCAVSVFGDGIDTVSRVRANDSLRSGLYDLFMHSRADPGVIRNVLEVAIDLGKKGQKGKPVGALFVVGDAGNVMNKSRPLSYNPFEKSHVHVGDPIVNVMLKEFSRLDGAFVISDSGKIVSAYRYLEPAAEGVDIPKGLGARHMAAGAITRDTNATAIVLSESDGMVRGFKGGELVLEIDPEEY, from the coding sequence ATGAGTGATGTCGCCGACCTGTTCGCCGGTCTCGCTGATGACGTCGACGCGGTCGTGTTGTTCTCCCCGGCAGCGTCGTTCCACGAGCGATTCGCCTCGTTCGACGGGGCCACGACGATCGTCGCGGGCGAGGAGAACACGCTGGGCGCCGATCGGTTCGTCGAGGTCCCGCTCACGTTCACGAACGTCCGCGACCGGGTCGAGTTCGCCCTCGGCGCGGCCGTCGAGAACGACCTGATCGAGGAGGGCGACGAGGTGCTCTGTGCGGTGAGCGTCTTCGGCGACGGCATCGACACCGTCTCGCGGGTCCGCGCGAACGACTCGCTCCGGTCGGGGCTCTACGACCTCTTCATGCATTCGCGGGCGGATCCAGGGGTCATCCGCAACGTTCTCGAGGTGGCGATCGACCTGGGAAAGAAGGGCCAGAAGGGGAAACCGGTCGGTGCGCTGTTCGTCGTCGGCGACGCGGGCAACGTGATGAACAAGTCGCGACCGCTAAGCTACAACCCGTTCGAGAAGTCCCACGTCCACGTCGGCGACCCGATCGTGAACGTGATGCTGAAGGAGTTCTCCAGACTCGACGGCGCGTTCGTCATCAGCGACTCGGGGAAGATCGTCTCCGCGTACCGGTATCTCGAACCCGCGGCGGAGGGCGTCGACATCCCGAAGGGTCTCGGCGCGCGGCACATGGCCGCCGGGGCGATCACGCGGGACACGAACGCGACGGCGATCGTGCTCTCCGAGTCCGATGGGATGGTTCGCGGGTTCAAAGGCGGGGAGTTAGTACTGGAGATCGACCCGGAGGAGTACTGA